From one Gossypium hirsutum isolate 1008001.06 chromosome D08, Gossypium_hirsutum_v2.1, whole genome shotgun sequence genomic stretch:
- the LOC107907367 gene encoding uncharacterized protein: MAERNERKPIRKVPDLNLQALLREVERLFDRKLEPIQERLDLVKERGRQERMPQSPRRNRGRQRDPEEDFDAPSEAESKSDPEAYLEWEKKIELVFDYHNYSEAKKVKLAAIEFSDYAMIWWDQLITSRRRNGKRPIATWTKMKALMRRRFIPSYYHRELYQKLQSLFSRVEECRRLL, encoded by the exons ATGGCTGAAAGGAACGAAAGAAAACCTATTCGTAAAGTCCCGGATCTTAACTTACAAGCCTTGTTGCGAGAAGTGGAGCGATTATTCGATCGTAAGCTCGAGCCTATACAAGAAAGGCTTGATTTAGTCAAAGAGCGAGGCCGACAAGAGAGAATGCCTCAAAGTCCACGAAGAAATCGCGGAAGGCAACGAGACCCCGAAGAAGACTTTGATGCCCCTAGTGAGgccgaaa GCAAGTCTGATCCCGAAGCATATTtggagtgggagaaaaagatagAACTCGTTTTTGATTACCACAACTACTCCGAAGCCAAAAAGGTAAAGTTAGCGGCAATCGAATTCTCCGACTACGCTATGATTTGGTGGGACCAACTCATCACAAGTCGACGAAGAAATGGCAAGCGACCCATAGCCACTTGGACTAAAATGAAGGCACTTATGCGGAGACGATTCATTCCATCCTATTATCATAGGGAGCTTTATCAGAAACTCCAAAGCCTTTTCTCAAGGGTTGAGGAATGTAGAAGACtattataa